tcacaatcgcttggcgctatctTCTCTCCAAGCattcccctgcttccgagcagcaaacaccgtaacaggcgcggctgtcggcaggtggcagcacgcagtgatacgaaggtagagaaaatagtgccaagcgattgtgaggtctgactttttcctggagaacgattttttgatgcaaatgtattactcttttggagacatattgttttaagaagcaaaacgctttatttttggggccccagccaactagccggactaccttcgtcaacgccaaaatgaggctggaactcggctcacaggacgcagcggggggtaggtCAATGTTcatgttgctagtatgggatgtcaaccagcttcatgtcaaaagaggcgaactatccctttaagccatAAGTCACACAAGCCCTGCAGCCTGGACATTTTCAAGGCATTTTGTGGAGGAGCTGCACGTGGCAATGTACATTTCTGAATCACTTGATTGCTGCTGATTTTACTTGGCCAGCTCCCTAGTAATAAGGTTGTGTGTCTGAGTCTGTGTGTTGAATTCTCCGTCACAAAAAATCCATCCTTCAACGGTAACAAAAAGGGGTTAAAAATGGTTGAAATGACATGGAATCTCCACTCCTGTGGCCCCAAAACAAGGATAGCTAACAAACCGGGAATTTTTCAAAAACctttcatttttacaaacaaGGAACAAATACAGACGTTTATAATGTTAAAAATATACAGAATAGAAGAGATGAATTGGACCAGATGAGGGTTTCAGAGCAGTAAATGGCTTACCAATGATACCAGTCGTCACAGTCGTCACATCCTATCATGGGACTGCCATCATCAGGTTTGTTGCAACCAGGACAGATCCAGATCTGGTTCCCCCACTCGTCTCGGATCTTTAATAAATCGGAGGGACAATAAAGCATCGCAGCAGCAACATAACTAGTACATAAAAGTCATGGATTactgaaaaaaggagaaaacagtACAGTATTACACGTCTCCTTTTAGCTCAGGTATGCTTAATGGACTTCTCACCCGCACTTTTAAAGCCCCGGTAAAGCTGAAACTTGTGAAACGTCTCAACACACATTTAGCGCACAGGAACTTACCACATAAGTACTGACGGTCTCAGTTACCACGCTTCGGACCGGCGTCTTGATGGAAGCAGCATGAGGCAGCATAGAGGGTGGAGAGAACAACGTCGACATCGGGGGGCGAGGGGGTGGAAGTGGGGAGGGGGGCGGGGGCAGAGTCGGTGCGACGGGGGCGAGTATCGGAGGTGGTGGGGGTGTCCGGGGACGATTCCCAGGCCCCGACTTGGCAGCGGGAATCCTGGGGGCTGGCGTCTTGGGCTCTGAATTTGGAACCACTTTGCTGATAACGCTGGTGACGGACAGAGAAGAGAACAAGTCGGTAAGAACAGAGGACCTCTCACTGCGAGCGACAGCACAGAGTGAGAGATAGAAGATCTATACAGCCACTAAGTTAGTCGATGCGTGTGGTTAAATATGCAAGGCCAGGGGACACCTAAAATACACTACAAACATCTGAAATATGTTTTTGAATGCACtcgtctgaaaaaaaaaaaagacaacctcAATTTATTTGCTTGTTCACTGAAGGTTTTATTCTAGGCTGTTTTCCAGCAGCACCTCGTATCTTATATTCCCTGAAAACAAGCTGTCAATATTAGCGTGGCTTCATTAAACATGGCGTACAAACGGAGTTAAAGTGCAACTTGAAGACAAATGAAACGGAGCCAGTTCACAAATTCTAAGCACAAAGGCACCGAAcagttgcagttttttttttatattcagaCTAAAACTAGGAGATACCTTTCATTCAAAACATTAAAAGAAGAATATTACAAATATACTGAATAATGTAAGTGTCAATACAACTGCACTAATGCCGCTTTTTTCAGAATGATGCAGAGAGTAATTAGGTTTAACATCCACTATGTAACAAGCCAAGAACAATCAGTGGCGGAATGTTAACATACAGACTGACTAAAGCATCTTTAAAGTTAGTGTCACTTTACcagacttttctgtttttttttttttttgcaacttaaaggggaactccggggcatttgaagcgcaatcccattgctagaggttgtcaaatactgacagtaggacacagaccggtgcaaatcggcgctccctgtgcggcgattgggctgtttgcgcagcctgtcatgctagccaaatacgtggtggccaatggCAATAATAAcccttccatgtaaaacaacaacttgcacactgcagaaacgtcacaccacttcataaaccatccgacaataaagtcacaagccttgccatcaaaaccatatgcatggttcccacattactggcatggggacgttacaaaacaactttataaacagcatgtcacttaccggttgtcggtagGCGCGtacatgtgaaagcccaaaagagtcaatggacgatactcccatatacaaaacaattatcttctctagaaaaaaactgcgttcaagtatttaaaacattacaacaatattgttgtaatatattgttgtaatgttttaaatacttgaatgcagtttttttctagagaagataattgtttcgtatatgggattatcgtccattgactcttttgggctttcacatgcgcgagcctacaaccagccggtgagtgacatgctgtttataaagttgttttgtaacgtccccatgccagtaatgtgagaaccatgcatatggttttgatggtaaggcttgtgactttattgtcggatggtttataaagtggtgtgacgtttctgcagtgtgcaagttgttgttttacatggaaggtttattattgcccattggccaccacgtatttggctagcatgacaggctgcgcaaacagcgctatcgccgcacagggagcgccgatttgcaccagtctgtgtcctactgtcagtatttgacaacctctagcaatgggaatgTGCTTCAAAttccccggagttcccctttaataccTGCACTCCACCATATTTGAAAGTCAGCAACTGCACTTTTAAGTCTAACACCTATGCTCAGTGGCTTAAATGACTTTTCAGGCAGAAAATTTCATACTTCATCCAGTCCAAGGAATACCACCTTCCTCCAAATCCGAGTGATTATTTTGGTTCATAAAAACATTCTTCTGTTCTCAGGTTCTCAAGAGAACAAAACGACGCTCTTAAGGAAAATGATGCTGTAGATTACGCAACCCAACACAATGTGAAACAGTTCAATTTGCTCCGCCTTTAATACGTATCTAATCAGTAGTTCTGAAATGTTTACCGTCTTTCGGTACTTACATTTTGTCCTGTCCTGCTCCCACCCTGAGGGTCAGTCTGGGGATGACTGGAGATGGTAAGGCTGCTGGAGTGTCCATTTTCACCTGAGCAGACAGGAAGGATGAGGTCAGTGACAGcttaacacacacagacataacggtaaaacaaaaacagtaccTACCTTCTCCAATCGAAAcctctccttttctttctctttctccttttcccgcttctccttttctctctctttttctttcctcttctcttctttctccCGCTCCTTCTCTTTGGCCTTTTCTCTCTCCTTGTCCTTCTCCttgtccttcttcttcttcttctctttcttgtcttttttcttgtctttttcctTGCTCTTTACTTCCTTATCCTGAAGGATCGGGGCCAAGGAAGGCAGCATGGAGGGCACGCGCAGGCAGGTTGAGGGGCTGAACAGGGGAGGGATTTCACTAAGGACAAAGGGGGACAAAGCAGATGATCTCTGCTTGTCCTCCTTGTTCCTATCCTTGCCCTTGTCCCTCTTCTCCTtgtcttttttacttttttctttgtccttctttttgtctttatgtttctctttctccttcttGGGGCCATCCGGATCTCTCGATTTAATTTTGATGGAGCCCTCAGGCAGAGTAAAGTCTTGCGGGAAAAAGCGGTCTTCATCTTTCAAGCCGAACTCCTTCCATGGTATCTTGATATCCTTGGAaaattctttgtttttgtccctGTTCTtatccttgtttttctctttgagcTTGCTCTTGTCCTTTTCCCGGTCTTTGTCTTTTGGCTTatctttctccttcttcttcatctTAGTTTTgagctccttcttcagctttttcTTCACTTCTAACGATGACACGATCTTGTTCTTCTCCTCAAACACCTTCATCAGAGGCTCGGGGGTGGGTGGTGAGGCCGACCCTGACGACACATATTCTGCTTGATTTTGAGGGGGGGCAGACGGACCCCCCTGGTTGGCCTTCCGGATCACCTCATTGATTGAATCCTCCATAGTCCAGTTTCCAAGGCCTGTGGGCACCTGTAGGTGAATTGGTGTTGATGTGTCTTTTAACACATTGCCAGCCCCTATGGGGACTTTAGGTGTAGACGGCTCCATAATGGTCAGCCTCCTGGGGCTGGAGAATCCATTGCTATCTGAATCAGAGCCCGAGGAGAAAGCAAAAGGATCAGGTTCCCGCTCAGCACATGCTCTGGCTATTACAGCATCTATAGAGTCATCAATGGCTGCATTATCGGGCTCTAGTTTCTTGAAAGGGCCTTCAGCTAGCTCCCTGTCCTCGATATTCCGGCGCATATGAATGTTCTCTTTGCCCATTCTCTCGCTCAGAGCAGACAGCGGTAGCTTATGCAGACCATCTGTCTTGCTCGGAGGTTGAGGCATTTTAGCTGAACTCATCTTTGGGCTCTTGGGGCTTTTAGGACTCTTTGTCCTGCCTGGGGATTTCTTCCTTTCTTTAGATGGTTTTGGAGAATGGATGGGACTACCAACCACTGGAACCGGAATAACCCCTTTTGGGGACTTAGTTCGTTGTCTACCGGGTGATGAGACCTTAGGCTTCCTCGCTGGAGTGGTGAGGCCCTTTTGATCGGTGTGTTTCGGTATTATCGGCAGAGGTCTAAATGAAGGCAGGGCTGCAGATGGCGCTTCAGGTGACAGGGGGTCAAGGCTGTCATGAGAAGGCAGTATGCCGGGGGGAACGCGCTGCGGGTTGAGGGAGGTGAGGGGCTCCCTGGGTTCAACCCCCCATTCAGGGCTGAGGCCAGGGTACATGCGTGGTCTCTTGGAGGTGGGCATCATGCCCAAAGCTGCGTCAGGGCTGTCCAGGTGCCTCTTTAGCGGGTGGTTTTCGTCATTGACCGCCTCATCTTCGTCcgcttcctcctcatcctcttccaGCGCCACCTGCATAGCTTCAGCTGATGTGCCCATGTCAGCAGggacctcttcctcctcctcttctacaTGGGAAGGagacaaaaatgaattcaagtCCAAGACTTACAATGAAACTATGTAGATAGTTCATACTCAATTAGTACACCACTCTGACAGAGAGCAAAAATACTGTAAATAAGACACTGCAGTTTTAACATTTTCTAAACGTGTGTTAAAAAGTTTTAGAAACTGTCTGAATGGAGAcagttggaaaaaaaagcaatttccATTCCATTCAAAATTAAACATGTAACATAATCTTAATAATGTCTTAAACTAAGTGTTACAGTATATGTGACAGCCCTGCCATAAAGATGTCACTGGGGATATAATCACTGATGTTCAAACCATGGAAAAGTTAGTAGAAGTAAAGCAGCTACACAAACCACAACAAGGGACAAGAGACAAGTTATTCACTTTCACGTTCTAGTGTAAATGCAAATAAAGTTGTACATCAGTCAATAAATATTCAAGGAAGTGATAGCAGTACTTTTTTGTTGTCGACTCTAAAGGTCAGGCAAGCTAGCCCCTTTGCACTAGCTGATAAATATCCCCCCCGCTCCAGGAACTGACCAAAAATAAAGCTGTCGGTCTGCACAACAAACTGTACGTGCTCAGCAACCTGCATATGGCCAACAAATGTACTGACCTTCTTGTAAAGAGACCAGGGGTGGCATGTAATCTGGAATGTAATCCTTTCTTTCCTCTGCATCTCTGGCTCCAGGCTGAGGAAACTGCAGGAGATTGTTTTTGCTAACAGGAAAGAGCGGTGTCTGATGGGCAAAGGCCACAGGCTCCAGGTTGTTGACATAGTCCTCCAGTTCGCTCAGACTCACCCCCAACAGTCTGAAGGCCTGGCTGACATCGTCCAGCACCGGATCAGTTCTTCCATCTTAAACACAGAACCAAAGAAAGGTATTTGAAACCCGCACAACCTATATGTGATGCTTTTTCCCCCTGAACTATGCTGCAGCAGTTGAGAAAAAAGTTTGACTGCATACAAGGAGGTTCCTTGGCTGAAACCAGAAATGATGCTCAACAGGTTtcagactgaaaaaaaagagtaatttTACAGATGAAACAGGAAGCCAATACATTGAGCATCTACTTCTGGTGGTAAAAAATAACTAGAACAAAGGAGAAAcagaaatatatacatatagctGCGGCTGCGATATGTAGCTACTGTACTTTTTGACACATCAACCTATGCTAGGGGGCGCCAGCCTCAGAGCGAGTCAACAACAACGTGACCGACTACTTTGGGTTTATTGGTTAAAAAAGTAATCAAAATGTCAGAGACAGCACTTACACAACTCAGAGTACCGGTGGCAACCTCTGGCCAGCTGCTGAATGTATCTATGCAGCACATCGGACAGCAGATCGCACGCAGTGAGCTGAACCGCATCCCAACCCAGAGCCTGGCAGATCTGCGCCACCGAAACACGCAGCAGCGAGCGGGCATAGCTCTCGCACATCTCGCTGACTTTGTTGCGGTATAAATCCCGGTCAGTTCCTCTCCAAAGGCATGTTCCCGGTCTTCATGTTTCACAGAACCCCTTAGGGGCTTGGGAAAACCCACTAACTTGGTTAATTTTGGACATCTACTTCAGTAAATATATTGGCGCTTTTGCCAGAGTCGCCATCTTGATTCCATCGATAGACCCATCCCCGAAATCTAGTCTGCACATGCGCACAAGTGAGCACCTCCCtacgtctctctcctgtgttcgaGCGGTTCACCGCCGTCTGAG
This genomic interval from Odontesthes bonariensis isolate fOdoBon6 chromosome 7, fOdoBon6.hap1, whole genome shotgun sequence contains the following:
- the taf3 gene encoding transcription initiation factor TFIID subunit 3, whose product is MCESYARSLLRVSVAQICQALGWDAVQLTACDLLSDVLHRYIQQLARGCHRYSELYGRTDPVLDDVSQAFRLLGVSLSELEDYVNNLEPVAFAHQTPLFPVSKNNLLQFPQPGARDAEERKDYIPDYMPPLVSLQEEEEEEEVPADMGTSAEAMQVALEEDEEEADEDEAVNDENHPLKRHLDSPDAALGMMPTSKRPRMYPGLSPEWGVEPREPLTSLNPQRVPPGILPSHDSLDPLSPEAPSAALPSFRPLPIIPKHTDQKGLTTPARKPKVSSPGRQRTKSPKGVIPVPVVGSPIHSPKPSKERKKSPGRTKSPKSPKSPKMSSAKMPQPPSKTDGLHKLPLSALSERMGKENIHMRRNIEDRELAEGPFKKLEPDNAAIDDSIDAVIARACAEREPDPFAFSSGSDSDSNGFSSPRRLTIMEPSTPKVPIGAGNVLKDTSTPIHLQVPTGLGNWTMEDSINEVIRKANQGGPSAPPQNQAEYVSSGSASPPTPEPLMKVFEEKNKIVSSLEVKKKLKKELKTKMKKKEKDKPKDKDREKDKSKLKEKNKDKNRDKNKEFSKDIKIPWKEFGLKDEDRFFPQDFTLPEGSIKIKSRDPDGPKKEKEKHKDKKKDKEKSKKDKEKRDKGKDRNKEDKQRSSALSPFVLSEIPPLFSPSTCLRVPSMLPSLAPILQDKEVKSKEKDKKKDKKEKKKKKDKEKDKEREKAKEKEREKEEKRKEKEREKEKREKEKEKEKERFRLEKVKMDTPAALPSPVIPRLTLRVGAGQDKIVISKVVPNSEPKTPAPRIPAAKSGPGNRPRTPPPPPILAPVAPTLPPPPSPLPPPRPPMSTLFSPPSMLPHAASIKTPVRSVVTETVSTYVIRDEWGNQIWICPGCNKPDDGSPMIGCDDCDDWYHWPCVGVVSEPPEDQQWFCVKCCSKKKDKKHKKRKHKPH